The Ectothiorhodospiraceae bacterium 2226 region GTCGAGCGCCGCCCCCCGCAGTGGGAGCGCCTCGGTTGGTATGCGGGTCTCGACCTGCAGGGCATGGAAGAGCGCGATTGGCGGGTCGACGTGGCGCTACAGGTCGGGCTCAGCATCCCGAGCGGGCACCGCCTGTGGCGCGTCGGCCTGGAGTTGTACGAGGGCCGCCCGCCCATGACGGAGTTCTTTGAGCATACCGAACGCTACATCGCGCTGGGCGCCTGGCTCGACATCTAGCCCCGGCGCGGCCTGGAGAGCGGCGACGCGCTCCCAGATTCGCGCCCGACAGGCGCCGACCGTTCCGGCGCCCGCCGTGACTGGCCTACACTGGACCTCTATGTCCGAGAGCCGTCCTGAACCCCAAGGGCTGCGCCACCTGTTTCGTGCGCTGCGATTTCGCAACTACCGACTGTACTTCACCGGTCAGCTGATCTCGCTGGCCGGTACCTGGATGAGCTTCGTCGCGCTCGGCTGGCTGGTGTACCGCCTGACCGGCGATCCGCTCATGCTGGGCCTGGTCGGTTTCTGCCTGCACGTGCCCACCTTTCTGCTCTCGCCGGTGGCGGGCGCGCTGGTCGATCGCTGGGACAGCCGCCGCGTGCTGGTCACCGCCCAGGGCCTGGATCTCGTGGTGATGCTCGGTCTCGCCGGCCTCACCCTGAGCGGCGCAGTGGAGGTTTGGCACTTGCTGCTCGGTTGCGTGGCGCTCGGGCTGACCAAGGCCTTCGAGATCCCGGCCCGCCACGCCCTGGTGGTCGAGGTGGTGGAAGAGCGCAGCTACCTCGCCAACGCCATCGCGCTCAATTCCTCGCTGTTCCACGGCGCCCGCCTGGTGGGGCCGATGATGGCCGGCGCCTTGCTGACGGTCGCCGGCGAGGGGCTGATTTTTCTGCTCGACGCCCTGAGCTATCTGCCGGTGATGGCCTCGCTGCTGTTGTTGCGCCTGGCGCGCCGGCTGCCACCGCCGCCGCCGCGCCCGTTGTTGCAGGAGGTGGGTGAGGGCCTGGCCTATGTCCTCGGCTTCCGGCCGGTGCGAGCCCTGATGGGCCTGGTGGCGCTGGTGGCTCTGCTCGGGCTGCCCTACGGCACGCTGCTGCCGGTGTTCGCCGATGCGGTGTTGGGCGGCGGCGCGCGGACGTACGCCCTGCTCATGGCCGCGAGCGGCGCGGGCGCGCTGTTCGGCGCGCTCTACCTCGCCGCGCGTACCTCCGTGCTCGGCCTCGGCCGCCTGATCGCCGGCGCCACTACGGCCTTCGGCGCCGCGCTGGTACTGCTCGCGCTATCCGACGTGCTGTGGTTCTCCGTGTTGGTGCTGGTTGTCGCGGGGCTGAGCTCCATGTTGGCCATGGCGGGTGCCAACACCATCATCCAGACCCTGGTGGGAGACGCCTTGCGCGGCCGGGTGATGAGCCTGTTTGCGATGACCTTCATGGGCGCCATGCCGCTCGGTACGCTGCTGGCCGGCAAGGTGGCGCGGCTGGCCGGCGCGCCCGCCATGGTGATGGTGGGCGGCCTGGCCTGTATCGCGGCGGGCGCGGCCTTCGGCTACCGCCTGCCGGGGCTGCGCGCGCAGGTGCGGGAGGTGTACGTCGAGCGGGGGATTCTGCCACCGCTGCCCGAGGCCCCTGCGCGCGGACCCTGACGTCGCCGCGCCCGCGGCGCCAAGCGCTAAGCTTGTGGCGGAACCCGCAGACGAGGAACGCTATGACGGCGAGCGATGAGGCCAAGACCCTGGCCGAGGTGGTGGACGAGATCACCGGCGCGGGCGATGGCGAGGGCGACATCAGCGTGGCGGAGATTCTCCAGTCCGTGGGGCAGCGCTCGTTCGGTCCCATGCTGCTGGTGCCCGGGCTGATCGTGCTGTCACCGATCAGCGGCATCCCGGGCGTGCCCACCCTGGGCGGCATCGTGGTGCTGCTCATCGCGGGGCAACTCCTGATCGGGCGCCAGTGCTTCTGGGTGCCGCAGATGATCCAGCGCCGCGCGATCAGCCGCAAGCGCATGAAACAGGCGGGCCGCTTTCTGATGGCGGTGGCGCGCGTGGTGGACAAGGTGGTCAAGCCGCGCCTCAGTTTCCTGGTCCAGGCACCATTCAACTACGTGATCGCCGCGACCTGCGTGCTCATCGCCGTCTCCATGCCCCCGCTGGAGGCGATCCCGTTCGCCAATGTGGTCACGGCCGCCGCCATCTCTGCCTTCGGGCTCGCACTGGTGGCGTATGACGGTGTGCTCGCGCTGATCGCGTTCGCCCTCACCGGCGTGAGCTTCTACTTTTTGTTCACGGGGCTGCTGTTCTAGGCCGCTCGCCTTGACACGCGCGCCTCGCAGTACAGACTGACTACAAGAAGTGGCTGATTAATCACTAACAATGCGCGGGGGAACCCACCGCGCCAGTTTGTGGGCACACGGACGTGCCGCCGGCGCTTCGGCGCCGGTTCTTCCATGGATGGCTCCTTTCGACTTACCACCGTACGCGCTCCAGAGTGACGTGCGCAGGAGTTTATCGCCATGGAGGGGGCACGCCGTTCGCCTGTCTTTGTTCGCCTGCGGGAACACTGGCCCGTACTCGGATCCATGCTCGTCCTGTTCGGCGTGCTGCTCGCGCTGCAGCCCTTCGGTGCGCCCTATGCCGGTGGACTACAGCTCGTTACCAGCGCGAAATACACCCTGCTGTTGCTCCTGTGGAGTTCGCTCACGCTGCTGCTGGTGTCCGCGCGCCAGGGACCGCGCGCGGCCTTGTACTGCGTGGCGCTCGGCCTCGCCTTGTACGCCGAGGCGCGCAATTTCCAGGAGTTCTCCCTGTGGGCGCCGGTGGCGTGGACCACCCTTGCCGTGCTCGCGCTGGTCGCCGAGACCGCCCTGCGCGAGCGCCTGCTGACCAGTCCACGCAGTCAGACATGGCGCGCGGCCGGTTACACCCTGGTGCAGCTCCCGCTGTTCGGTGTGCCGCTTGCGGTGCTTGCCTACAACGGCGCCACCGGCGCGACCCTGAGCGATGACTCCCTGCTCGCGATCTACCAGACCAATCCCGGCGAGGCGCTAGCGTTCGCGCGCGAGTTCATCCCGCTGCATTATCTGCTGTTGGTGGTGGGGTTGCCGGTCGTCCTGTACGCGGCCAACCGCGTGCAGGTGGCGGGCGAGACCGCCCCCCGCCGGCCGGCGCCGGTCTTCTTGCTCGCGCTCGCGGGCTCGCTGTCGGTGCTGCACCTCGGGGTGGTGTACGAGAAGTCGCCGCTGCTCGGCATGGGCGGCGCGACCTACAGCGACTACCGTGCCGAGCTGCGCGCATTTCGCGCGGTGCGTGCCGAACGCGGCGAGCGCCTGCCAGAATTCACCGCCTCGACGAGCGGCGCGCCGCGCACCTACCTGGTGGTGATCGGCGAGTCCCACAGCCGCCACCACATGAGCGCGTACGGCTATGCCCGTCCCACCACCCCGTGGCTCGACCGGATGCGCGCCGACCCCGGTTTGATCCTGTTCGGCAATGCGTACGCCAATCACCCCCACACCATGCCCGCGCTCACGCTCGCGCTCACCGAAGCCAGCCAGTACAACGAACAGGACTACGTGAACTCGGCGTCACTCGTCGACATCGCCAAGGCCGCCGGCTTCACCACCACCTGGATCAGCAACCAGGTGGCCTACGGGAGCTGGGACAATCAGGTCACCGCGATCGCCGAGTACGCCGACCGCCAGTACCGCCTCAACCGCCATGTCGGCCAGACCACCCGCACCACACACTTCGACGAGGCCACGGTGCCGCAGCTCGCGCGCGCGCTGGAGACCCTCGATCCGCAGGCCCACAACCTGATCGTGGTGCACCTCATGGGCAGCCACTGGATCTACTGCAACCGCTTCCCCCGCGACGGGGACTCGCCCTACGCGGCCTTCGTGCCCGGCGACTGGGCGCAGGAGGAACGGCTGGACTGCTACGACCACAGCGTGCGCTACAACGACTACGTGATGCGCGCCTTGTACGAGACCGCGCGCGGCTTCGAGAACTTCGCGGGCCTGGTCTACTTCCCCGACCACGGCGAGAGCGTCGAGTCCGGGCTGGGGCACTACGTGGGGAATTTCCGTTACGAGATGATGCACATACCGTTGTACGCGTGGTTCTCAGAGGACTATCGGGCGCAGCGCCCCGAGCGGGTGGCGCGACTGCGTGCCCGTGCCGCGCGGCCGTTCACCAACGACATCATGTACGACACCTTGCTCGGCATCATGGGCATCGAGACGCCCCACTACCGCGCCGGCCACGACCTCGGCGCACCGGAATACGGCATTGCCAAGGATGCGCTGCTCACCCTGCACGGCGAGCGGCGCGTGCTCGACGACCCATGGATCCGAAAAGGGGTCCGCGACGGCGTACCGGAAACCGGCGGCATGCGCCGGGTGACACACCGCTGAGCCCCCTCAAAGGGGGCTGGTGACCACGGCGCCGATCACCGCGTTCGGCCTCAACGCGACGAGTTTCTACTTCCTCTTCACCGGCTTGTTGTTTTAGTCGGCGATGTGGGCCGGGCGCTGGCGAGCAGCAGCGCCAACACCGCCACCCAGAGCGCCGCCAGCCAGTGTGCGAGCAGCAGCGCCACCGCCCCCGCGAGCAGCGCTACCGCCACCACGTAGCGCCAGGCCGCACTCCAGCGCGTTGCCCGGCGCATGTCGCCGCGCCGGGCCAGCAGCGCGCGCAATAGACGCCCGCCGTCCAGCGGATAGCCGGCCAGCAGATAGAACACCATCAGTGCGCCGTGGCCGAGCATCAGCACGAACGCCACGCCGATCGCGGGCAGCGGGGGGGTGGTGCCGAAGCCGCGCGAGAACAGCACGAAGCACAGGATCGCGAGCAGCGCGGTCACCAGCAGGTGCAGCACCGCCAACAGCGCCTCCGTGCGCGGCCGCGTGGCGGCGGCGGGCGTGTCGAACGCCGGGCCGAACAGGTACAGGGTGAGCACGCCCTCGGTGTGCAACGCGCGCGCCGCGAGCAGCAGCGCCGCGCCGCGGATCACGGTGCCGACTACGAGGCCAAGAGTGGCGACGAGGGCCATGCCCCAGTAGACGCCGGCGCCGAGCTCCGGCGCCAGCGGCGGCAGGACCCACTGGGCCAGAGTCCAGACCAGCGGTGCGAGCAGTACCAGCGAGACGAGGTCGATACGCACGGGGGCCCCCATCGTGCGCGTAACCGTCGGGCGCAGGTCGGTCAGGCGGCGCATCACGTCGGCCCGTCCTCGAACAGGAACGGACGGCTGACCTCCACCAACTCCGGGGCCGCGGTGTACACCAGGGTATGCGCGACGTCCGGGATGA contains the following coding sequences:
- a CDS encoding MFS transporter, giving the protein MSESRPEPQGLRHLFRALRFRNYRLYFTGQLISLAGTWMSFVALGWLVYRLTGDPLMLGLVGFCLHVPTFLLSPVAGALVDRWDSRRVLVTAQGLDLVVMLGLAGLTLSGAVEVWHLLLGCVALGLTKAFEIPARHALVVEVVEERSYLANAIALNSSLFHGARLVGPMMAGALLTVAGEGLIFLLDALSYLPVMASLLLLRLARRLPPPPPRPLLQEVGEGLAYVLGFRPVRALMGLVALVALLGLPYGTLLPVFADAVLGGGARTYALLMAASGAGALFGALYLAARTSVLGLGRLIAGATTAFGAALVLLALSDVLWFSVLVLVVAGLSSMLAMAGANTIIQTLVGDALRGRVMSLFAMTFMGAMPLGTLLAGKVARLAGAPAMVMVGGLACIAAGAAFGYRLPGLRAQVREVYVERGILPPLPEAPARGP
- a CDS encoding exopolysaccharide biosynthesis protein — protein: MTASDEAKTLAEVVDEITGAGDGEGDISVAEILQSVGQRSFGPMLLVPGLIVLSPISGIPGVPTLGGIVVLLIAGQLLIGRQCFWVPQMIQRRAISRKRMKQAGRFLMAVARVVDKVVKPRLSFLVQAPFNYVIAATCVLIAVSMPPLEAIPFANVVTAAAISAFGLALVAYDGVLALIAFALTGVSFYFLFTGLLF
- a CDS encoding phosphoethanolamine transferase; translated protein: MLVLFGVLLALQPFGAPYAGGLQLVTSAKYTLLLLLWSSLTLLLVSARQGPRAALYCVALGLALYAEARNFQEFSLWAPVAWTTLAVLALVAETALRERLLTSPRSQTWRAAGYTLVQLPLFGVPLAVLAYNGATGATLSDDSLLAIYQTNPGEALAFAREFIPLHYLLLVVGLPVVLYAANRVQVAGETAPRRPAPVFLLALAGSLSVLHLGVVYEKSPLLGMGGATYSDYRAELRAFRAVRAERGERLPEFTASTSGAPRTYLVVIGESHSRHHMSAYGYARPTTPWLDRMRADPGLILFGNAYANHPHTMPALTLALTEASQYNEQDYVNSASLVDIAKAAGFTTTWISNQVAYGSWDNQVTAIAEYADRQYRLNRHVGQTTRTTHFDEATVPQLARALETLDPQAHNLIVVHLMGSHWIYCNRFPRDGDSPYAAFVPGDWAQEERLDCYDHSVRYNDYVMRALYETARGFENFAGLVYFPDHGESVESGLGHYVGNFRYEMMHIPLYAWFSEDYRAQRPERVARLRARAARPFTNDIMYDTLLGIMGIETPHYRAGHDLGAPEYGIAKDALLTLHGERRVLDDPWIRKGVRDGVPETGGMRRVTHR